The Candidatus Binatota bacterium DNA window CGGTGCCGGTCACAAAAAGGCAGCCCATGGTCGCGCGTCAGCCAGCCGTCGCCGCGGCCACCGATTCGGCAGTGGCGGTCACGAGTTCACGCATGAGCGTCTCGGGCAGGGCCGGCGGCGGCATGAGTACCATCGTGTCGCCCAGCGGCCTTATGATGACGCCGCGCTTGCGCGCCTCGAGCACTGCGCGGTAGGCGCGACGCTCGTCGGTGGCAAAGCGAACGCCGCTGTCGGGGTCCTTCAGTATTTCGAAGGCGGCCATCGTACCCACCCTGCGCAGGGCTGCCGTGTGGGCCAGCGGCGCAACGTGCTCGGCCAGCAGCTCCCCCATCAAGTGGCCGCGCGCGGCCCCGGTCTCGACCGTGTTTTCCTCGTCGAACACGTCGAGGTTGGCCAGCGCGGTGGCGCAGCCCAGCGGGTTGCCGCCGTAGGTGTGGCCGTGGAACAGCGCCTTGTAATCCGAGTAGCGGCCGCGGAAGGCATCAAAAATCTGCTCGGTGGCAAGGGTTACGGCCAGCGGCAGGTAGCCGGCGGTGAGACCCTTGGCCAGGCACATGATGTCGGGGCATACGCCGGCCTGCTCGACCGCGAACATGCTGCCCGTGCGACCAAAGCCGGTGGCCACCTCGTCGCAGACCATCAGGGTGCCGTAGCGATCGCAGAGCTCTCGCACGCCACGCACAAACGACGGTGGCTGCGGCCATATACCTGCTGCGCCCTGCACCAACGGTTCGATGACGACGGCGGCGATCGACTCGCCTTTTTCGGCCAGTAGTTTTTCGAGTTGACCGAGGCTCGCTGCGCCGGCTGCCTCGAGCGCCGGGGTTTCAATTCCGGCCACCACTGCTTGCTCGCCGGATCCTTCGTTGATGGGCTCGCACATCCACGGCGGGTTGAACTTGAAGACTTCGAAGGTGATGGCCTCGTAGCCACGGTGAAACGGCTCGGAGAATCCGAGGCTCACCGAGCCCATGGTGTCGCCGTGGTAGGCTTCGGCCAGGGTGACAAAACGGTTTCGCTGTTGCTGTCCGCGCTGTCGCCAGTACTGGAAGGCGGTGCGCAGGGCGACCTCCACGGCCGTGGAGCCCGAGTCGGAATAGAACACGCGCGTGAGCGCCCCAGGGGTTATCTCGACCAGGCGCCGCGCCAGCTCTATGGCCGGCACGTGAGACAGGCCGAGCATGGTGGAGTGCGACACGCGGTCGAGCTGCTCTTTCATCGCCGCCGTTATGCGCGGGTGGCCGTGGCCGTGCACGTTGCACCAGATCGATGACACGCCGTCGAGGTAGCGGCGGCCGTCGGTGTCCACGAGGTGAAAACCTTCGGCGCGCTCGACGATCAGCGGGTCGTGTGAGTTCCACTCCTCTGCCTGGGTGAAGGGGTGCCACAGGTAACGGTGGTCGTCTGCCGCGAGGTCACGCGGGCCAACGGTGGCGATGGCGGTTTCTGTCATGCTCGGGCTCCGTTGTTTGCGGCGGTGTTTGTGTCGGCAGAATCATCGAGCGCGCAATCGATGATCGCGTCGCGCAGTGCGTTTATTTCCTGGCTCGTGTGCGTCGCCATCAGGCTCACCCTGAGCCGCGACGTGCCCCGGGCTACGGTCGGCGGGCGTATGGCGGCCACGTAGAAGCCCTTGGCCCTCAACTTGTCGGCGGTGGCAACGGCACGCGCCGCGTCGCCCAGCAGCACGGGTATGATCTGTGAGTCCGCGTTGGGCACCTCGAGGCCGGCCTCCCTGAGCGCCAGCGCCAGGGACGTGGCCCGCGCCAGCAGTCCGGCCGCTCGCTGCGGTTCTCTTTCGACGACCTGGATCGCCGCCAGTGCGGCCGCTGCGGCCGAGGGCGGCAGCGCCGTCGTAAAAATAATCGAGCGGGCCTTGTTTACCAGCAGGTCAACCAGCGTGCGGCTGCCCGTGACGTAGGCGCCAAAACTACCGAGCGCCTTGCCCAGGGTGCCCATGTGCACCTGTACCTGGCTTTCCAGTCCCAGCTCCTGCACCAGCCCGGCTCCGCGCTTGCCGAACACGCCCGCGCCGTGCGCTTCATCGACCATCAACCAGGCGCCGTGACGCCTGCAAGCCTTGCTTATGTCGGCGAGTGGCGCGAGGTCGCCGTCCATCGAGAACACCGACTCGGTGACGACCAGTACCCGGCCGGCGCCGCGATTCTCGCACAGCACGCGCTCGAGGTCCTCGATGTCGTTGTGGCGGTAGACGACGGTTGCCGCCTTGGACAAGCGCGCGCCGTCAATGATGCTGGCGTGGTTGAGTTGGTCGCTCACGATGAGATCGCCGGGCCCGGTGAGCGAACTGATCACGCCGATGTTGGCCTGGTAGCCGGTAGAGAACACCAGCGCCGCCTCCTGGTTCTTCCAGCGAGCGATCTTGTCCTCGAGCTCGGCGTGCACGGTCATGTGGCCCGACACCAGGCGCGATGAGACCGAGCTCGCTCCCCAGCGCGCAGTGGCCAGGCGCGCCGCCTCTACCACTTCGGGGTGGCAGGCCAGGCCGAGGTAGTTGTTCGAGCAGAACAGCAGCAGCTCACGGCCGTCCAGCGTTACCCGCGGCAGTTGGGCCGACTCCACCTCTCGCAGCCCGCGCAGGAGGTCGCGGTCGCGCAGCTCGGCCAGCTCGCCGGCTAGCGCGTGGTCGAGCCCGGCGCGCGGCGCCGCTTGGTCGCGGTCTTGGGCCGCGGGGTGTGTTTCTTCTGTATGTTCGCTCACTTGAGGATACCGCTGCCCGGGCTGCGCAATCCTGTTCACTGGCCGCCTTGTTGTCAACCTTGTGTGCAACAGTCGGTTTACAACTGTCTGCCTTGGCAATCCCGTGTTGCCGGTGGTTTACAGGGGCGACTCGTTGAGAAGCGCTGGCCACGGGCAACCGGGGTCGCCTCCGATGAGGGCAAAGATCATGGCAGGCAGAAGCAGTCGAAAACGCAGCGTCTACACCTGCCAGGGGTGCGGGCACTCGGCTTCTCGCTGGCTGGGCCGTTGCCCGGGCTGCAGCGAGTGGAACTCCATGGTCGAAGAGCTGCAGCCGGCGACCAGCCGCGGCAAGGCCTCCGTAAAATCGGCCGCGGCCGCCGCCGAGTCCACCGTGCTCCTGGGCGAGGTCGCAGGGCCGGGCATCGAGGGGCGACTGGTTTCGGGCAGCGGCGAGATCGACCGCGTGCTGGGTGGTGGGCTGGTGCCCGCCAGCGCGGTGCTGTTGGGCGGTGACCCCGGCATTGGAAAATCGACGCTGGCCCTGCAGCTGGCCTCGGCGCTTTCGGCCAAGGGAGCTTGCGTGTTGTACGTGGCCGGCGAGGAAGCTCCCGCGCAGGTGCGCCTGCGCGCCGACAGGCTTGCGCGTGCCGGGTCGGACAAACTGCTCGTGCTGCCTGAGACCGACGCGGCCGCGGTAATCGAGGTAATGCGCAAGAAGCGACCGGCGGTGGCGGTAATAGATTCGATCCAGACCCTGTACTCGAGCGAGGTCGAGTCGGCCCCCGGCTCGGTGTCGCAGTTGCGCGAGACCTGCGCGCAGCTTGTGGCGGCGGCGCGCGAGTTGGAATGCGCGGTGATCTTCATCGGCCACGTGACCAGGGAGGGCACCATAGCCGGCCCGCGCGTTCTCGAGCACATGGTCGACACGGTGCTGTACTTTGAAGGCGACAGTAACCACGCGTTTCGCATACTGCGCGCGGTGAAGAATCGTTTTGGTGCGGCCAACGAGATCGGTGTCTTCGAGATGGCGGCCGACGGTCTTCGCGAGGTGCCCAACCCCTCGCTGTTGTTGTCGGGTGGCGCCAGGGAAGGCGTGAGCGGCTCCTCGGTCAGCTCGTGCATGGAAGGCAGTCGCCCGGTGCTCGTGGAGATACAGGCGCTGGTGTCGCCGGGCACAGCGGGTAGCGTGCGTCGGACCACGCTCGGGGTCGATCACAACCGCGTGGCCATGCTGGCAGCCGTGATGGAAAAACGCCTCGGCCTGTCGATGGCCAGCCACGATATTTTTGTGAACACTGCGGGCGGCGTGCGCCTCGATGACCCGGGAGTCGATCTTTCGGTCATGGCGTCGCTGGCCTCGAGCCTGCTCGACGTGACCCTGCCCGCCGCTACCGTGGTGCTGGGCGAGGTGGGGCTGACGGGCGAGGTGAGGGCGGTCTCACGCCTGCACGCGCGGGTGAAAGAGGCGGCGCGGCTGGGTTTCAAGCGCGCCGTGGTGCCGGCGGCCAACAACGATCGCCTCGACGACCTCGACGGCCTCGAGCTGCTCAGGTGCAAGGGCGTGGCAGACGCGTGGCGGCTGCTGTCAGGCTGACGCCCAGGCCGGGCTAGCGGTCAGGGACGGACGCTGGCTACGAGGTCCGGGTTGTAGGTGATGCTCGCCCTTTCCTTCAAGTAGTTAACGAAGGCCGTGTAGGCCTCGAGGCTGCGACCCCGCTCGAGTTCGGCCAGGCGCTCCTCCTTGACCTCGTCAAAGTCTTCTCGCGAAGCTTCGCTCAGCTCGCCGCGCGCGATCACGTAGGCGTTGCCCCGGTGAACAAAGCTGCGCGCCAGAAGCTCTCCGTCTGCGGTAGTGCGGAAGGTCGCCTCGGCCACGGCCGGCAGCGCACCGATGCCCTTGATAAAATTATTATCGCGTCGCACAGGCCCGGCCTCGCCGACTTCGAGGCCGGCTTCTTTCGCTGCGTCGGCAAGGTTCGACTCCCGGGCGCTGGCGAGCAACTCGTCGGCGCCCGCGCGCGCCAGGCCTGCCGCCCCGCGCTTGCGGAACTCCGCCTCTACTTCTTCGCGCACGTCGGCCAGCTCGGGAACGTAGCTCGCCTGCTGGTCGGCCAGCTGGAGAACGTACCAGGTGTTGTCGGCCTTGACAGGGTCGCTGACCTCGGTTTTTGATCCAAGGGCAAGTGCGGCCTCTATGAACGAAGGCGCGCGTCCCACACCCGGCACAATCTGTTGATCGCGATCGAGCAGGGGGGTGCTCTTGATCGTCAGCCCGTCAGCCTGGGCCATCTCTTCCATCGAGGCGCCGTCAACCATCGCCACGCTGGCCTCGGCTGCTTTGTCGAAGGCGATGTCCGTAGATTTTTTCGCTGCGAGCTTGTCGCGGATCTCGTCGCGCGTGTCTTCGAGCTTGCGCTCCTGCGGCGCCTCCCTTTTGTAAATCTTGATCAGGTGGAGGCCGAAGCGGGTCTCGGTGATGCCGCTGACCTCGCCTTCGGCAAGTGCGAAGGCCGCGTCTTCGAAGGGTTTGACCATCTTTCGACGGCCGAACATGCCCAGATCGCCACCGCCGCTGGCGGACGAATCGTCAGATTCTGTTTTAGCCAGTTCTTCGAAATCGGCGCCGTCTGCGAGCTTAGTGGCTATCGCTTCCATGGCCGTCCTGGTGGCGGCCTTGTCGTCGTCCGAAGCGTCCGCGGCCACGCGCTTGAGGATGTGACGCGCGCCGACCTGTTCCTCGGTGGTGAACTCGGTGTCTACGTTGAGCAGGTAGTACTCCTCGATTTCTTCTTCGCTCACGCCCGCGCTGCCCTGGAAGGATTCGGGCGAGTAGGCCAGGTAGTTGACCCCCGCGCTCTCCGCGCGCCGCCACTGCTCTCCTTGTTCTTCGAAGAACAGCTCGATGTCCTCTTCGCTTACTTCCACCGCGTCTTCAAAGTCCGACGACTTGAGCTGAACGAAAGAAAGACTGATCTCGGAGGCACCCCGCTGGAATTCTTCCCACGCGTCCTCTTCTGTGACCATCACGCCCTGGGCCACGACGTCGCGCAGCTGGTTGACCAGCATCTCTTCTCGCATCGAGGCCTCGAAGGCCGAGGGCGACAGCCCCTGCCTCTGGAGTACGCTGCGGTACTGGGCGGGCGAAAAATCACCGTTGCGCTGGAACACGTCTATGCCGCGAATCTCGCGCCGCACCGTCTCGTCGGGTATGAGCAGGTTCAGGCGGTGTGCTTCCTGTGACATCAAGGTGGTGTCGACCAGGCGGCTCAGCGAGGCCGAGGGGATGTCGAGCGCGTCGAGCATCTCGGGACTGAGCGAGTCGCCGTACAGGTCCCGGTAGTAGGCCTGGTTGTTGAGCTGGGCCCTCTGAAAGTCGGCTATCGATATTTCGGTGGAGTCGACCACCGCCACCGCAGCTGGACCACCACCAATCTGTCCGCCCCCGCCCATGAAAAAGACGAAGACGAGACAGATAATTCCGAGCGCGATCTTGATGAACCAGGACCGCGCATTTCTACGCATAAAGTCGAGCACGTGATCAGGCTAGTAGACCACGTTGCTGAAGGCAATCCCCGTTGGTTAGGAAATTGCCTGGTCGAGCGCCTCGGCCAGTTTGGGCTTGGCTGCCGCGCCCACGATCTGCTCGGCCACTTGTCCCTGTTTGAACACTATAAGGTTGGGAATGCTGCGAACCCCGTAGCTGGCTGCTACCTGCTGGTTGTCGTCAACATTTACCTTGACCACCCGGGCGCGGCCGTCGTATTCGCCGGCCAGCTCTTCGAGCACCGGGGCTATGGCCCTGCAGGGCGCGCACCAGGGTGCCCAGAAGTCCACGAGTACGGGCACCGACGAGTCGAGTACTTCCTGTTGAAAATTAGCGTCTGTTACTTCGGTGATGTCTGCCATCTTGTTTGGTCTCCTGCTTTATCCCTGTACCGCGAGGCGAATGTGCCGGAGGTCGGACTCGAACCGACACGAGGTTTCCCTCACCGGATTTTGAGTCCGGCGCGTCTACCAGTTTCACCACTCCGGCGTGGTTCACAAACGCCACACGGCGGCTCCGCCTTCGCGGAACTTACCGCGGCGGTCCCATTCGTCGCTCAAGCTCCAGCAGCGTTGGCTGACGGTTCGGAACAACGGCGGCGCGCGCCTCGATCTTCTTAATAGCATCACCGGCAAGTTGTTTCACCTGCTGGTCACTGCTGGTCTCCGAAAACCTGCTCAGCGCTTGGGTCACTTCAGGGGTGCCCGATTCGCCCAGCGCGTAGAGGGCGGCCGCCCTGACGGTGTCGGAGGTGGCGGCCTTGGCACAATTGAGCAGCTGTTTGCTCGCCCTGGGGTCGGCAATGCGGCCGAGGGCTATGAGCACCTGGGTGCGCTCGTCGTCGTCGACTTCGGACAGGAACAGCTTCTGCATCAGCACGGGAACGGCCGCATGCTGGCGCCGCGCACCAAGGTAGTTGACCGCCTTCACGCGTACGCGCTGGTCGGCGTCGGCCAAGGCGTCGACCAGGGGGCCGAGGCTTTCTTCCATGTCTCCCTGGCCCAGCGATTCGACGGCTTCCAGCCTGATGGCCACGTCTTCATCGGAAAGTCGCTTGGCCCACTCGGCGGCGTTGGCACCACGGCTGATGCGGTTGTATCGATCTCTCACGCGGTGCGCGTATGATTGGGCCTCGGCCTTCTCTACCATGAGGCCCGGTACGGCGGGCAGTGCTATGATCGCAGCAAGGAGGACCATGCCAAGGACGATCATGCCCGGGGGGATCCCTAAGCTGGTTCTGGACTCTTTCATGCCGACTTACCAACAGGAAAACTGTCGCGACTACCGGGTAAGTGCAAGCCGGGCAGTCCGTGGGGCACTGCGGGTGTGGCGGGGCTTGTGCTCAAGCCTGGCCGGCCTGGTACTGCTCTGCCTTGCCCCCCACTGGGCTGTGGCCGAGGCCATCGAGCCCGGCGAGGTGCAGGTAAGCACGCCGGTTTACCAGCTGCCCGCCGACGTGGAGTGGCCCGATGAGCGCTGGGATTATCACTTCAGCTGGGCGGGTATCCCGGTGGGCACGCTTTCCATCGAGGCGGGCGGCCAGCCGGCCGATGATGGTGACACTGATGCCGGCGATAGCGGCAAGCGCCTGAACGTCCACGTGCTTGGTACGACCAACAGCGTGGTCGACCTGTTGTGGAAGTACCGCCTCGACGCTCGCGGCGTGGTGGCGGTGCGCCCTTTCTCACCGCGCGAGTTCATCATAGACGAAACCGAAAGGCGCAAAGACAAGTTTACACATATCCGCTTTGACGCCGATCGCAACGTGCACTCCATCCGTCGCAAGAGCGACAAGACCAGGGAATATCGCTTTGCGGGGGGCAACACCTTCGACATTCTCTCGACGGTGTTCCTGGTGCTCAACCTCGACTACGTGCTGGGCGATGAGTTCTACGTGGACACCTTTACGGGCACCAGCCGCTACCTGGTGACCATCAACGTAGACGCAAAGGAAGAGCAGCTGGCCGCTGGCGTATCGGTGCCGGCCTGGAGGCTCTCGGTGCATACCCACGAGCTCACCGACCCCGAAGAGGACGGCAAACATCGTGAAACCATACTGTGGGTGTCGCGTGACAAGCCTCGCCGCCTGCTCGCCGCGAGAAGCAAGACCTTCGTGGGGGCCATAGAAGTCGATCTCGACGCGGTGGTACCAGCACAGGAGTTGGAGCGGACTGCGGGAGCCGATGAGCTGATAGCAAAGCCGGCGACGGGCGCTTTGGATTAACGGTTGCTTATCTCAAGCATCACTCTTGCTTGCCACCACTGTTGACAAGCGGCCTGCTTTTCCGTAACAAGGATACAGACCGGATCTTTTTCCGGGCACCCTGAAAAGGGGGATGTTTCGCGGGCGCGTGTTGTGCCAGCGGGGTCCCTTGGGTGTCCATTTACAGACAACTTACCAGTTTGCCACGGCGGAGCCGCGATTCATGTCTGATGCACATCACGAAGAATTGAGCTGGGTACGAAAGTACGTCTTTTCGACCGACCACAAGGTCATCGGCATGCAGTACGGCGTTACGGCGTTGTTCTTCCTGTTTTTCGGGTTCTGCCTGATGATGCTGATGAGGTGGCAACTGGCCTATCCCGGCCAGCCCATCCCTTTGATCGGTTCGCTTTTCAGCGACAGCACCGCGCCGGGTGGCATCATGCTGCCGGAGTTTTACAACCAGTTGGGCGCCATGCACGGAACCATAATGGTGTTCCTGGGCGTGGTGCCGCTGGCCGTAGGTGCTTTTGGCAACTACGTCATGCCGCTTCAGATTGGCGCACCCGATATGGCGTTTCCCAAGCTGAACATGGCCAGCTACTGGGTCTACTTCCTGGGTGGCACAATAATGCTGTGCAGCTTTTTCGTTCCCGGTGGTGCGGCCCAATCGGGCTGGACCTCGTACCCTCCACTGGCCAGCATCGCCTCCGAGGGCCAGACCTGGTGGATCGTCGGCATGGTCTGCCTGATCGGCTCCTCGTTGCTCGGTTCGGTTAACTTCATCGTCACCATACTGCACCTTCGGGCGCCCGGTATGACAATGTTCCGCCTGCCGATTTTCGTGTGGTCGCAGCTGGTTACCTCCTTCTTGCTCCTGCTGGCCTTTCCGGCCCTGCAGGCCGCGGGCACACTGCAGTTCATGGACAGGGTGTTCGGCTCGAGTTTCTTCCTGCCCTCGGGGCTGGTGGTGGGTGGCGAAGCGCTGGCCGTAAGCGGCGGCGGCAGCCCACTGCTGTGGCAGCACCTGTTCTGGTTCCTGGCTCACCCCGAGGTCTACGTACTCATCCTGCCGGCCCTGGGCATAGTGGCCGAGGTCATCGCCACCAACACGCGCAAGCCATTGTGGGGCTACCGCTCGGTGGTGTACGCGATGATCTTCCTGGGCTTCATGTCTTTCATCGTGTGGGCTCACCACATGTACATGACTGGCATGGGCACGACGATGAGCAACTTCTTCCAGACCACGACCATGATCATTTCGATCCCGTCGGTGGTCATCCTCACGGCGCTTATTATTTCGCTGTGGGGCGGGGCCATACGCTTTACGGTGCCCATGCTGTTCGCGCTGGCCTTTCTGCCCATGTTCGGCATAGGCGGGCTCACCGGACTGCCGCTGGGACTGGCGACGCCTGACATCCACCTGCACGACACTTACTACGTTATCGGCCACTTTCACTACGTGGTGGCGCCGGGGACGATCTTTGCCCTGTTTGCCGGTGTGTATCATTGGTTTCCAAAGATCACCGGCCGGCAGATGAACCAGACCCTGGGCAAGCTGCACTTCTGGACGTCTCTGGTGTTTATTAACGGTGTCTTCCTGCCCATGTTCTGGCAGGGCATGGCCGGGGTGTCTCGCAGGTTGTACGACCAGACCTTCTACGCCCATGGCGCGGCAGTGCAGGATCTCACCATCATATCGTCGGTGAGTGCGTGGCTGCTGGGGCTGGCACAGCTTTTCTTCATCGTGAACTTCTTCCGCAGTATTTTCGCGGGACCGAAGGTCGAGGACGACAACCCGTGGCAGTCCACCACGCTTGAGTGGGCCACGCCCACGCCACCGCCGCACGGCAACTTTCCCGTTACGCCCACCGTCTATCGCGGGCCCTACGAGTACAGCCAGCCCGGTGTAGACGCCGACTTCACGCCGCAGAATATCGCCGACGGTAATATAGCCGACGGGGGCACCACCCCCGGCCAGGCCTGAGCGAGGCAGGAGATAACCGATGGAAATTCCTCACGTCGTTGAAGTCC harbors:
- the bioA gene encoding adenosylmethionine--8-amino-7-oxononanoate transaminase, which encodes MTETAIATVGPRDLAADDHRYLWHPFTQAEEWNSHDPLIVERAEGFHLVDTDGRRYLDGVSSIWCNVHGHGHPRITAAMKEQLDRVSHSTMLGLSHVPAIELARRLVEITPGALTRVFYSDSGSTAVEVALRTAFQYWRQRGQQQRNRFVTLAEAYHGDTMGSVSLGFSEPFHRGYEAITFEVFKFNPPWMCEPINEGSGEQAVVAGIETPALEAAGAASLGQLEKLLAEKGESIAAVVIEPLVQGAAGIWPQPPSFVRGVRELCDRYGTLMVCDEVATGFGRTGSMFAVEQAGVCPDIMCLAKGLTAGYLPLAVTLATEQIFDAFRGRYSDYKALFHGHTYGGNPLGCATALANLDVFDEENTVETGAARGHLMGELLAEHVAPLAHTAALRRVGTMAAFEILKDPDSGVRFATDERRAYRAVLEARKRGVIIRPLGDTMVLMPPPALPETLMRELVTATAESVAAATAG
- the radA gene encoding DNA repair protein RadA; this encodes MAGRSSRKRSVYTCQGCGHSASRWLGRCPGCSEWNSMVEELQPATSRGKASVKSAAAAAESTVLLGEVAGPGIEGRLVSGSGEIDRVLGGGLVPASAVLLGGDPGIGKSTLALQLASALSAKGACVLYVAGEEAPAQVRLRADRLARAGSDKLLVLPETDAAAVIEVMRKKRPAVAVIDSIQTLYSSEVESAPGSVSQLRETCAQLVAAARELECAVIFIGHVTREGTIAGPRVLEHMVDTVLYFEGDSNHAFRILRAVKNRFGAANEIGVFEMAADGLREVPNPSLLLSGGAREGVSGSSVSSCMEGSRPVLVEIQALVSPGTAGSVRRTTLGVDHNRVAMLAAVMEKRLGLSMASHDIFVNTAGGVRLDDPGVDLSVMASLASSLLDVTLPAATVVLGEVGLTGEVRAVSRLHARVKEAARLGFKRAVVPAANNDRLDDLDGLELLRCKGVADAWRLLSG
- a CDS encoding DUF3108 domain-containing protein, producing MSPWPSDSTASSLMATSSSESRLAHSAALAPRLMRLYRSLTRCAYDWASAFSTMRPGTAGSAMIAARRTMPRTIMPGGIPKLVLDSFMPTYQQENCRDYRVSASRAVRGALRVWRGLCSSLAGLVLLCLAPHWAVAEAIEPGEVQVSTPVYQLPADVEWPDERWDYHFSWAGIPVGTLSIEAGGQPADDGDTDAGDSGKRLNVHVLGTTNSVVDLLWKYRLDARGVVAVRPFSPREFIIDETERRKDKFTHIRFDADRNVHSIRRKSDKTREYRFAGGNTFDILSTVFLVLNLDYVLGDEFYVDTFTGTSRYLVTINVDAKEEQLAAGVSVPAWRLSVHTHELTDPEEDGKHRETILWVSRDKPRRLLAARSKTFVGAIEVDLDAVVPAQELERTAGADELIAKPATGALD
- a CDS encoding HEAT repeat domain-containing protein; amino-acid sequence: MKESRTSLGIPPGMIVLGMVLLAAIIALPAVPGLMVEKAEAQSYAHRVRDRYNRISRGANAAEWAKRLSDEDVAIRLEAVESLGQGDMEESLGPLVDALADADQRVRVKAVNYLGARRQHAAVPVLMQKLFLSEVDDDERTQVLIALGRIADPRASKQLLNCAKAATSDTVRAAALYALGESGTPEVTQALSRFSETSSDQQVKQLAGDAIKKIEARAAVVPNRQPTLLELERRMGPPR
- the trxA gene encoding thioredoxin is translated as MADITEVTDANFQQEVLDSSVPVLVDFWAPWCAPCRAIAPVLEELAGEYDGRARVVKVNVDDNQQVAASYGVRSIPNLIVFKQGQVAEQIVGAAAKPKLAEALDQAIS
- the bioF gene encoding 8-amino-7-oxononanoate synthase encodes the protein MAELRDRDLLRGLREVESAQLPRVTLDGRELLLFCSNNYLGLACHPEVVEAARLATARWGASSVSSRLVSGHMTVHAELEDKIARWKNQEAALVFSTGYQANIGVISSLTGPGDLIVSDQLNHASIIDGARLSKAATVVYRHNDIEDLERVLCENRGAGRVLVVTESVFSMDGDLAPLADISKACRRHGAWLMVDEAHGAGVFGKRGAGLVQELGLESQVQVHMGTLGKALGSFGAYVTGSRTLVDLLVNKARSIIFTTALPPSAAAAALAAIQVVEREPQRAAGLLARATSLALALREAGLEVPNADSQIIPVLLGDAARAVATADKLRAKGFYVAAIRPPTVARGTSRLRVSLMATHTSQEINALRDAIIDCALDDSADTNTAANNGARA
- a CDS encoding cytochrome C oxidase subunit I; translated protein: MSDAHHEELSWVRKYVFSTDHKVIGMQYGVTALFFLFFGFCLMMLMRWQLAYPGQPIPLIGSLFSDSTAPGGIMLPEFYNQLGAMHGTIMVFLGVVPLAVGAFGNYVMPLQIGAPDMAFPKLNMASYWVYFLGGTIMLCSFFVPGGAAQSGWTSYPPLASIASEGQTWWIVGMVCLIGSSLLGSVNFIVTILHLRAPGMTMFRLPIFVWSQLVTSFLLLLAFPALQAAGTLQFMDRVFGSSFFLPSGLVVGGEALAVSGGGSPLLWQHLFWFLAHPEVYVLILPALGIVAEVIATNTRKPLWGYRSVVYAMIFLGFMSFIVWAHHMYMTGMGTTMSNFFQTTTMIISIPSVVILTALIISLWGGAIRFTVPMLFALAFLPMFGIGGLTGLPLGLATPDIHLHDTYYVIGHFHYVVAPGTIFALFAGVYHWFPKITGRQMNQTLGKLHFWTSLVFINGVFLPMFWQGMAGVSRRLYDQTFYAHGAAVQDLTIISSVSAWLLGLAQLFFIVNFFRSIFAGPKVEDDNPWQSTTLEWATPTPPPHGNFPVTPTVYRGPYEYSQPGVDADFTPQNIADGNIADGGTTPGQA